From Gottschalkiaceae bacterium SANA:
TTGCTTGCCTTGCCGCATGATCTGAAACAGGAAATTTGGTTACTGTTAAAAAAAGAACCGCCACTCCAATAATCATTCCAATCATAAGATAGGCGCTTTGCCAGCCGCTTTTCGGGATCAGATCGCCCATCCAGAGAAGCGCGATACTCGCCCCCACTCCATAGGCAAAATGAATAATCGACATGGCTCGACCTGGCCGCTTTAACCCCAGAGCTGGAACTGCTGTATTGACCGCGACAGCAATGGAAGAAGCCCCCAAGCCAGTGAAGGCATAAAATACAACAAACATAAGTGGGCTTGATACCCACTGCAAGCCTAAAATTGCAACCCCGTAAAAACCAAGACTAAGAATTGCTAATCCTTTATTTCCAATTCGTGCGCAAAGTTCACCGGCTACCAAACTGGATACCAACATCACAGCGCTTAATAGTCCATTCACCCCACCCATAAATGTATCACTTAAAGCAAAGGTTAACTTGAATTGCGGAAGAAAAACACCCCTTGTCCCATTTACAAAGGAATGAACAAAGAATGCAAATGTAATGGCAATAAATGCCAATTTAGTCGATTTTTTCATAAATAATACCTTTCTGCACCAGAGTAAAGACACTTAAGCAAATGGCCAGAGAGAAGGGAATAACAAACATGGCCACTTGAATGCCGAAGCTGTCACTGATCCGGCCGAGAGCCAAATGCATAACGAAAACGATGGAACCCGATAATCCAGTAATCAAACCGACTGCTCTTTGGGTTTGATTTTTAATCTTATAGCTGATGGTTACCAGCATGGTCGGATAATTAATAGAGAAAAACAATCCAGACAGAGGTAAGAGCCACACGCCGTTTTTGCCAAGCAACAAACCCGCTGTTACCATGATGATTACGATAATTTGGGTAACCTGAACCATATGAAACTGATTGAAACGTTCCAAAAAACGACTCCCAATAATACGGCCGATGGAAACACTAATTAAAAATCCAGCAGCCAATAAAGAAGCAATTCCTGTATCCATTTGATAAGCTTGATGGTAATAGTAAATACTCCAAGAAATAAGTCCTGCTTCTGCCGACACAAAGAATCCAAATATTACAATATATGCATAAATAATCGGCTGCCGTAAAAGGCCCGGTCCTTTTTCTACGCCCTTGCTGATCGGGATCTCTGGATATTCGCTTTTCTGATTCACCAATATTCCAACTACGAGTAGTAGTGCGATTGCATAGTAAGGTGTTTTCCAATAAACACCAGTTCCTAAGACCCAGCCAAAAACAACGGTACAGGTTGAAGCAACAATCCCATACATGCAATGCGTCCAATTCATATAGTAAGCATGATTGGCTATGGGGAGCTGCGGAATAATGGTGTTGATGGCATAAAGGACCAATGCACAGCCTATGCTGAGAAAGGTGTAAAAAGCGAGTACCATTGTGAAACTAGAGGCAAACCGCAACAAAACAATTGATAAGATTTGAATGGAAAATCCCATTCGAATTAAAAATCGATATCCCTTGCGCTCTGCAATAATTGCCGCTGAAAGCATTGCGATTAAAAAAGACAGACTGGCTAAGGAGCTAATCAACCCCAATTGGGTATCCGTCACCTGGTATTGTGCTTTTATAAAAGGCAAAAACACACCACGGGTACTGTCCGGCACCGCAAATAAACACATGAATAGAAAACTTAAGTAAATTAATCGTCGCTCCCGTTGTCCCATATTATCCTCCTACAACAGTTGAATTATAGCACAAGCAGCATAAAAAATCACCCGGCAAATACCGGGTGATCCCATAAATTTACAAGCATAGATGCAATTTTGCAAGATCTTGCATTTTTTTAGATCCACTGTCTTTCAAAACCATTGCCATCCACTTCCGTCGCCTCAGTAACAGCCATAAAAGCATTTTCATCTTTTTGCCTGACAATTTCACGCAAGGTGCACATTTGAGCACTGGATACAGTCGTGTAGATCACGGTTTTTTCTTCTCGTGAATATCCGCCATTTCCTTTCAAAAATGTCATCCCCCGATTCAGCTTAAGTTGAATCGACTGAGCAATGGCATCTGTTTCATCCGAAATGATCATTACGGTCTTCTCTCGATTGGTCCCCTTCCGTACGCGGTCCATCACTTGATAGGAAATAAACAAGGCAACCAAGGTATACATAGCCGAACGAAGATCAAATATAAACGTTGAAATGAGGATCAGAATCCCATTCAAGCCCATTAAGACTGTTCCGATTTCTATATTTCGCTTTTTCTTAATCATAGCGGCAATGATATCAAATCCACCTTGACTCATCTTATGTCGAAAAAGCAAACCCATTCCGATTCCATTAATCGCTCCACCAATAATTGCCATCAGCAAGGGGTCTTCAATCTGCACCGCACCCCGCAGTGGATTGGTCAAACTCAATAGCAAAGAAAATAAAGTGACTGAAATGATTGTGTTCCGGATGAATTCTCCGTCGATCTTCCTCGCACCGATCAAGAATAAGGGAAGATTCAAAACAAAGACCGTGATTGCAGTCGGTATATCAAATAAATACTCCATTAAGATGGAGATACCGCTCAATCCACCGCTTAAGAAATGATTTGGAATATAAAACATATTAAAAGCAATGGCACAAATTAGATTTGCACTCACTTGAATACCTACTTGAACGAGCACGGGTGGAATCGTAATTTTCTTATGAATAAGTTGCTTGGTAGCAATCATATTTTCTCCTTCTTTCTTGTTTTTCATACTCATTATACAAGCTTCACTAACAATTTCAACCGGTTATTTTCGAGAGATTGTCTTGCAAGACTCGGAGAAAATCTTGCAAATTTATGTAGGTCCTGACAATCGTTTTCCTATGGCTTTTCATCCCAATTCCAGAGAATCCTTCAAGAAAAAGAAGAGAAGTCTTTTAAATTGTTACGAAATATTCATAGACGGCACTCGAATTCGGAATATTTCTTGCATTTTTGCGGTGATTTTGCATGAAATGAAATTCTTCTTGCATTTTAGCTCTATTTCTCCCATTTTCTCTTTGAACTAGCTGTATTTTTCTTGATTCCTTGATATAATCAGGAAAGAAGACTTAGGAAAGAAGGGAAAATAATGAATCAATATGGTTACATCAAAACTGCTGTCTCCTCGCCGAAGTTGCGAGTGGCTGACCCCTATTATAATGCTGAAGAAATAATCTCTTGCGCGAAAGAAGCGGGAAAAAATCAAGCGCAAATCCTTGTGTTTCCCGAATTGTCCATTACGGGCTATACTTGCGGTGACCTCTTTCATCAAGACCCTTTGCTAGACGCTGCTCTACAAGCGCTTCAGCGAATTCGAACAGCATCTGAAGATTTGGATACGATTCTAATTGTTGGCATCCCCTTGCGCATCAAAAATGAATTGTACAATTGTGGTGCCGTCCTTCAACATGGACGCCTCTTGGGCATTGTTCCCAAAATCCATTTGCCAAACTATCGTGAGTTTTATGAAAAACGATGGTTTCATAGTGGATCAAAGTTACTAGACCGGGTCACATCGATCCCCTTGTTCGGTGAGGACGTACCTTTCGGTTCACTCC
This genomic window contains:
- a CDS encoding MFS transporter, producing the protein MKKSTKLAFIAITFAFFVHSFVNGTRGVFLPQFKLTFALSDTFMGGVNGLLSAVMLVSSLVAGELCARIGNKGLAILSLGFYGVAILGLQWVSSPLMFVVFYAFTGLGASSIAVAVNTAVPALGLKRPGRAMSIIHFAYGVGASIALLWMGDLIPKSGWQSAYLMIGMIIGVAVLFLTVTKFPVSDHAARQANAGRGFWKEMNFWMLAGVFGFYLTAELALINWFPNYMKFALSMPQGSASKMAALFFVFLTIGRLGGSVFIDRFSYKKIAALFMGLMITSIAIGLLIPAISAFMIAFSGLFASICIPTLMLVMNEQYPDNSMRVIGAVNMVAAIVRMAGEFLVGTITQRSGAAVGFWLIPFFLVLSLGILIKLIKTPRRN
- a CDS encoding MFS transporter, translated to MGQRERRLIYLSFLFMCLFAVPDSTRGVFLPFIKAQYQVTDTQLGLISSLASLSFLIAMLSAAIIAERKGYRFLIRMGFSIQILSIVLLRFASSFTMVLAFYTFLSIGCALVLYAINTIIPQLPIANHAYYMNWTHCMYGIVASTCTVVFGWVLGTGVYWKTPYYAIALLLVVGILVNQKSEYPEIPISKGVEKGPGLLRQPIIYAYIVIFGFFVSAEAGLISWSIYYYHQAYQMDTGIASLLAAGFLISVSIGRIIGSRFLERFNQFHMVQVTQIIVIIMVTAGLLLGKNGVWLLPLSGLFFSINYPTMLVTISYKIKNQTQRAVGLITGLSGSIVFVMHLALGRISDSFGIQVAMFVIPFSLAICLSVFTLVQKGIIYEKID
- a CDS encoding YitT family protein — translated: MIATKQLIHKKITIPPVLVQVGIQVSANLICAIAFNMFYIPNHFLSGGLSGISILMEYLFDIPTAITVFVLNLPLFLIGARKIDGEFIRNTIISVTLFSLLLSLTNPLRGAVQIEDPLLMAIIGGAINGIGMGLLFRHKMSQGGFDIIAAMIKKKRNIEIGTVLMGLNGILILISTFIFDLRSAMYTLVALFISYQVMDRVRKGTNREKTVMIISDETDAIAQSIQLKLNRGMTFLKGNGGYSREEKTVIYTTVSSAQMCTLREIVRQKDENAFMAVTEATEVDGNGFERQWI